From a region of the Bradyrhizobium diazoefficiens genome:
- the purL gene encoding phosphoribosylformylglycinamidine synthase subunit PurL → MKNEPKITPELVAAHGLKPDEYERILKLIGREPTITELGIFSAMWNEHCSYKSSRIHLKGLPTKAPWVIQGPGENAGVIDIGDGQAVVFKMESHNHPSYIEPYQGATTGVGGILRDVFTMGARPIACLNALSFGAPEHARTRHLVSGVVAGVGGYGNSFGVPTVGGQVRFHTRYDGNILVNAMAVGLADADKIFYAAASGVNMPIVYLGSKTGRDGIHGASMASAEFDDKSEEKRPTVQVGDPFAEKLLLEACLEIMEKGCVIAIQDMGAAGLTCSAVEMGAKGDLGVDLDLDAVPTRETGMSAYEMMLSESQERMLMVLKPEKEKEAEAIFRKWGLDFAVVGYTTPSKRFVVKHGGDVMADLPIKELGDEAPLYDRPHVPSAALPVVHARDVPAPMSLGAALEKLIGTPDMCSKRWVWEQYDHLILGNTMQRPGGDAAVVRVEDGPKGLALTVDVTPRYCEADPFEGGKQAVAEAWRNITAVGGKPLAITDNLNFGNPERPEIMGQFVGCLKGISEACRTLDFPVVSGNVSLYNETNGRAILPTPSIGGVGLLDDFTKSASLAFKAEGEAILLIGETHGWLGQSVYLRDICGREEGAPPPVDLAAEKRNGDCVRGMIHGGTATAVHDLSDGGLLIALAEMAMASGIGARLLAAPTALVPQAYWFGEDQARYLVTVPETEAGRVLAKMRGCEVPCVRIGTTGGDAIAIAGEAPVAIDTLRKSFERWLPEYMGGKAA, encoded by the coding sequence GACGAGTACGAGCGCATCCTGAAGCTGATCGGGCGGGAGCCGACCATCACCGAGCTCGGCATCTTCTCGGCGATGTGGAACGAGCACTGCTCGTACAAGTCCTCGCGCATCCATCTGAAGGGGCTGCCGACGAAAGCGCCCTGGGTGATCCAGGGTCCCGGCGAGAATGCCGGCGTGATCGACATCGGCGATGGCCAGGCCGTGGTCTTCAAGATGGAGAGCCACAACCATCCGAGCTATATCGAGCCCTACCAGGGCGCAACCACCGGCGTCGGCGGCATCTTGCGCGACGTCTTCACCATGGGCGCGCGCCCGATCGCCTGCCTGAATGCGCTGAGCTTCGGCGCGCCCGAGCATGCCAGGACCCGGCATCTCGTCTCCGGCGTCGTTGCCGGCGTCGGCGGCTATGGCAACTCCTTCGGCGTGCCGACGGTCGGCGGTCAGGTGCGGTTCCACACCCGTTACGACGGCAATATCCTCGTCAACGCGATGGCGGTCGGCCTCGCCGATGCCGACAAGATCTTCTATGCGGCCGCCTCCGGCGTGAACATGCCGATCGTGTATTTGGGCTCCAAGACCGGCCGCGACGGCATCCACGGCGCCTCGATGGCGTCGGCCGAGTTCGACGACAAGTCCGAGGAGAAGCGCCCGACCGTGCAGGTCGGCGATCCCTTCGCCGAGAAGCTGCTGCTCGAGGCCTGCCTCGAGATCATGGAGAAGGGCTGCGTCATCGCGATCCAGGACATGGGCGCGGCGGGCCTGACCTGCTCGGCGGTGGAGATGGGCGCCAAGGGCGACCTCGGCGTCGATCTCGATCTCGACGCGGTGCCGACCCGCGAGACCGGCATGAGCGCCTACGAGATGATGCTCTCGGAGAGCCAGGAGCGCATGCTCATGGTGCTCAAGCCGGAGAAGGAAAAAGAGGCCGAGGCGATCTTCAGGAAGTGGGGCCTCGATTTCGCCGTCGTCGGCTACACCACGCCGAGCAAGCGTTTCGTGGTCAAGCATGGCGGCGACGTCATGGCCGATCTGCCGATCAAGGAGCTCGGCGACGAAGCGCCGCTTTACGACCGCCCGCATGTCCCCTCCGCCGCACTGCCGGTCGTGCACGCGCGCGATGTGCCGGCGCCGATGAGCCTCGGAGCTGCGCTGGAAAAGCTGATCGGCACGCCCGACATGTGCAGCAAGCGCTGGGTTTGGGAACAGTACGACCACCTCATCCTCGGCAACACCATGCAGCGTCCCGGCGGCGATGCCGCGGTCGTCCGCGTCGAGGACGGGCCGAAGGGACTTGCGCTGACCGTCGACGTGACGCCGCGTTATTGCGAAGCCGACCCGTTCGAGGGCGGCAAGCAGGCGGTGGCGGAGGCGTGGCGCAACATCACCGCAGTCGGCGGCAAACCGCTCGCGATCACCGACAATCTCAACTTCGGCAACCCTGAGCGGCCCGAGATCATGGGCCAGTTCGTCGGCTGCCTGAAGGGTATCTCGGAAGCCTGCCGCACGCTGGATTTCCCGGTCGTTTCCGGCAACGTCTCGCTCTACAACGAGACCAACGGTCGCGCGATCCTCCCGACGCCCTCGATCGGCGGCGTCGGCCTGCTCGACGATTTCACAAAGTCCGCATCGCTCGCCTTCAAGGCCGAGGGCGAGGCGATCCTCCTGATCGGCGAGACCCACGGCTGGCTCGGCCAGTCCGTCTACCTGCGCGACATCTGCGGTCGCGAGGAAGGTGCGCCGCCGCCGGTCGATCTCGCTGCCGAAAAGCGCAATGGCGATTGCGTGCGCGGCATGATCCATGGCGGTACCGCGACCGCGGTGCACGACCTCTCGGATGGCGGCCTCCTGATCGCGCTCGCCGAGATGGCGATGGCGAGCGGCATCGGCGCAAGACTGCTCGCCGCGCCGACTGCGCTCGTGCCGCAGGCCTATTGGTTCGGCGAGGACCAGGCGCGCTATCTCGTCACCGTGCCGGAAACGGAAGCCGGGCGCGTGCTCGCCAAGATGCGCGGCTGCGAGGTGCCCTGTGTGCGCATCGGCACCACCGGTGGCGATGCGATCGCGATCGCGGGCGAAGCGCCCGTGGCGATCGACACGCTGCGCAAATCGTTCGAGCGCTGGCTGCCGGAATATATGGGCGGGAAGGCGGCGTAG